The Sulfuricella sp. DNA segment CCGTGCTCTCCGTGGTTTGCAACTGATTTTAAAGTTGAAATGACACCCGCCATCTACACCTGGCCCTACATTCTCGGCATCGCCCGGGAACATAAAAAGGAACTGATCGCCGCCCACGTCATCGCCGTTTTCGCGGCGCTGGCGAGCGTGCCGATCCCGCTCCTCATGCCGCTGCTGGTGGACGAAGTGCTGCTGCATCAGCCCGGCGTCATGGTTGGCTGGATCAACAGCCACTTTCCTGCCGCCTGGCACGGCCCGCTGCTGTATGTCGGCGCCATCCTGGCGATCACGGTGGTACTGCGGCTGGTCGCCGCCATGCTGGGGGTATGGCAGACGCGCAATTTCACCCTCATCGCCAAGGATGTTTCCTACCGCCTGCGTGAAGGCCTGCTGCAGCGCCTCAAGCGCATCGCCATGTCGGAGTATGAAACCCTGGGCAGCGGCGCGGTGGCCTCCCATTTTGTTACCGACCTTAACGCCGTGGACGACTTCATCGGCGCCACGGTCAGCAAATTCCTGGTGGCGCTGCTCTCCATTATCGGCACGGCGGCCATCCTGCTATGGATGCACTGGCAGCTCGCACTGTTCATCATGTTCATGAACCCGGTGGTGATCTACTTCACCACCGTGCTGGGCAAGAAAGTCAAAACCCTCAAGAAGAAGGAAAACAGCGCCTTCGAACTATTCCAGCAGGCGCTCACCGAAACCCTCGACGCCATCCAGCAGATCCGCGCCGCCAACCGCGAGGAGCATTACATCAGCCGCGTGCTGGAACGGGCGCGCGGCATCCGCACCCACGCCGCTGCGTTCTCGTGGAAAAGTGATGCCGCCAGCCGCCTGTCTTTCATGGTTTTCCTCATCGGCTTTGACATTTTCCGCGCCATCAGCATGCTGATGGTGGTGTTCTCCAACCTCACGGTGGGCGAGATGATGGCGGTGTTCGGCTACCTGTGGTTCATGATGGCGCCGGTGCAGGAAATCCTCGGCATACAATATGCCTATTTCAGCGCCAAGGCTGCCCTCGGCCGGATCAACCGCCTCATGGAGCTGGACGAGGAGCCGCACTACCCCGCCCTGCACGACCCCTTCAGCGGCAAGCACACCGTGGGCGTGCGCATGGAAAACATCTCCTTCCGCTACGGCGATGGCCCGCTGGTGCTCAACGACGTCAACCTCGACATCAAACCGGGAGAAAAGATCGCCCTGGTGGGCGCCTCGGGCGGCGGCAAATCCACCCTGGTGCAGGTTATCCTCGGCCTCTACCCCACCGAATCCGGCACGCTTTATTTCGACAACATCCCGGTGACGGAAATCGGCATGGAAGTGGTGCGCCAGCACGTTGCTACGGTTTTACAGCATCCGGCCATCTTCAACGACACGGTGCGCGCCAACCTCACCATGGGCTGCGACTGCCCCGATACGGAACTATGGCAGGCGCTGGAAGTGGCGCAGCTCAAGGACATGGTGGAACAGCTTCCCAAAGGGCTGGACACCATCGTCGGCCTTCAGGGCATCCGCATCTCCGGCGGCCAGCGCCAGCGCCTCGCCATTGCCCGCATGATCCTGGCCAAACCCCAGGTGGTTATCCTCGACGAAGCCACCTCCGCCCTGGACGCGGAAACAGAAGCCAGACTGCATAAAGCACTGCGGGCATTCCTGCAGGACCGCACCACGATTATCGTCGCCCACCGCCTCTCCGCGGTGAAACAGGCAGACCGCATCTACGTGTTCGAGGATGGCCACATCATCGAGGAAGGCGCCCACGAGGAGCTGCTGAAAAGTGAAGGGCTTTACAGCCGGCTGTATGGGCAGTTACAGCATTAAGCCCGCGTAGGGCGCAATAACCAACGGGCATTGCGCCGAACGAAAAATCTCCCGATACTCGCCCCATGCCAGAAAATCGGCGCGCCTGGCACTTGGGCGGCGCAGAAACCGCCCTCGGTAATTTGAACTGACTGGAGACGAAATCATGCTTGTTGCCGACCTTCCACCTGTTCCGGCTCAGGAAACACCCATCGTATGGGTGCAGACGGTGCCTCGCTCCGGGGAAGATGGGGCTCGCCTGGAGGGTGTGCGGAACGAGGCCACATGCGGCGCAATGCCCGTTGGTTATTGCGCCCTACGCGGGCTGTCCGATTACCACCTGGTGTTCGGCACCGCGCAAAGTGACACCCTCACCGGCTCGGCCAACAAGGACTACCTCTTTGGCGGCGGCGGGGGCGCAGGCGACGACACCCTGAACGGCAGCGCGGGGGCGGATCAGCTCTTCGGCGGCGATGACGGCGACACCCTCGACGGTGGCGACGGCAGCGACAAGCTCTTTGGCGACGATGGCGATGACGTGCTGACCGGCGGCACGGGCAGTGACCTGCTGCAAGGCGGCGCAGGCGATGACACATACCGCTTCTCGTCAGGCGACGGCGTCGATGTGATCCGCGACGCGGATGGGCAA contains these protein-coding regions:
- a CDS encoding ABC transporter ATP-binding protein, which produces MTPAIYTWPYILGIAREHKKELIAAHVIAVFAALASVPIPLLMPLLVDEVLLHQPGVMVGWINSHFPAAWHGPLLYVGAILAITVVLRLVAAMLGVWQTRNFTLIAKDVSYRLREGLLQRLKRIAMSEYETLGSGAVASHFVTDLNAVDDFIGATVSKFLVALLSIIGTAAILLWMHWQLALFIMFMNPVVIYFTTVLGKKVKTLKKKENSAFELFQQALTETLDAIQQIRAANREEHYISRVLERARGIRTHAAAFSWKSDAASRLSFMVFLIGFDIFRAISMLMVVFSNLTVGEMMAVFGYLWFMMAPVQEILGIQYAYFSAKAALGRINRLMELDEEPHYPALHDPFSGKHTVGVRMENISFRYGDGPLVLNDVNLDIKPGEKIALVGASGGGKSTLVQVILGLYPTESGTLYFDNIPVTEIGMEVVRQHVATVLQHPAIFNDTVRANLTMGCDCPDTELWQALEVAQLKDMVEQLPKGLDTIVGLQGIRISGGQRQRLAIARMILAKPQVVILDEATSALDAETEARLHKALRAFLQDRTTIIVAHRLSAVKQADRIYVFEDGHIIEEGAHEELLKSEGLYSRLYGQLQH